A region of Peromyscus maniculatus bairdii isolate BWxNUB_F1_BW_parent chromosome 7, HU_Pman_BW_mat_3.1, whole genome shotgun sequence DNA encodes the following proteins:
- the LOC143274106 gene encoding prostate and testis expressed protein 14-like — translation MTKVTKIIILLIVTISLLCSVEALKCVKCTQFLPLKRCKSSKATCETKEGEKCLLLKLSTGNYHIAVQKCSSHCSNAIDYYTKNIHLHLSCCDSHSSCNKL, via the exons ATGACTAAAGTGACAAAAATCATCATTCTGCTCATCGTGACCATATCTCTTCTCTGCTCTGTAGAGG CTCTGAAATGTGTCAAGTGTACACAATTTCTACCCCTCAAGAGGTGTAAGTCATCAAAAGCAACCTGTGAAACAAAAGAAGGCGAGAAGTGTCTCCTACTGAAACTCTCTACAG GTAACTATCATATTGCAGTTCAGAAATGTAGTAGTCACTGCAGCAATGCTATTGACTACTAcacaaaaaatattcatttgcaTCTTTCATGCTGCGATTCGCATTCTTCGTGTAACAAGCTATAA